From Solea senegalensis isolate Sse05_10M linkage group LG19, IFAPA_SoseM_1, whole genome shotgun sequence, the proteins below share one genomic window:
- the LOC122785235 gene encoding potassium voltage-gated channel subfamily C member 1-like, which translates to MTCSASDSEKIVINCGGIRHETYRSTLKTLPGTRLSWLTEPDAYSNFDYDPKSDEFFFDRHPATFAFILNYYRTGKLHCPNDVCGPLFEEELAFWGIDETDVEACCWMNYRQHRDAEEALDSFETPEPDAPEDDPALTGGADGDLKRLCMQEDGRRATRWEVWQPFMWALFEDPYSSKYAREPKFSQ; encoded by the exons ATGACTTGCTCGGCGTCAGATAGCGAGAAGATCGTGATCAACTGCGGCGGGATCCGACACGAGACCTACCGGAGCACCCTGAAGACGCTGCCAGGGACGCGCTTGTCTTGGCTGACCGAGCCCGACGCCTACAGCAACTTCGACTACGACCCAAAGTCCGACGAGTTTTTCTTCGACCGCCACCCGGCCACCTTCGCCTTCATCCTCAACTACTACCGCACCGGGAAGCTCCACTGCCCCAACGATGTGTGCGGCCCGCTGTTCGAGGAGGAGCTCGCCTTCTGGGGCATCGACGAGACGGACGTGGAGGCGTGCTGCTGGATGAACTACCGGCAGCATCGCGACGCCGAGGAAGCGCTGGACAGCTTCGAGACCCCCGAGCCGGACGCACCTGAGGATGACCCGGCGCTCACCGGCGGCGCGGACGGCGACCTGAAGCGGCTGTGCATGCAGGAGGACGGCCGCAGGGCGACGAGGTGGGAGGTGTGGCAGCCCTTCATGTGGGCGCTGTTCGAGGACCCCTACTCTTCCAAATACGCCCGG GAACCAAAGTTCAGCCAGTGA